The Streptomyces capitiformicae genome contains the following window.
ATGGTCGGGGATGCGGTCCGCGCGCTCGATGCCGGCGCTGTCGACCTCTTTCTCGCAGAACTCGCGCAGGCGCGACAGGAACCGTTCCTCGGCGGGATCAAGACGCCGTGGATCGCCCTCGGGCAGGGCGAGGAGATCCGTGTTCACCTGTCCGAGGAACAGCCCGGCGGCGTACCCCGGCCGGCGCAGAGGGGGTGTCGTGTCGTGGCCGGACGGGTGCTCCGGCGCTTCTCGGGCGGTCATGCCGCGGCCGTGGGAACGGCCTCGATGACCGACAGCGGTCCTGCCTGCCCGAGGCCGACCGACCGCACGGTGAATCCTGTCTCTTCGAGCAGCGCCCGGAACTCGCTCTCGGTGCGCTCCCGGCCGCCGGCCATGACCATCATGTTGATATCGGTGAAGAACGCGACCGGCGCGGAGGTGTCGGCGGTCTCGGGCAGCACCGTGCCCACGATCAGCAGCGTGGCGGAGTCGGGCATGTGGGCACGGCAGGTGCGCAGGATCGCGCGGGCCTCCTCGTCGCCCCAGTCCTGGAAGACACTCTTGATGATGTAGAGGTCGCCGTCGCCCGGTACGGACTGGAAGAAGTCACCGGCCTGTACGGCGCACCGGTCCGTGAGGCCCGCCTTGCTCAGTGCGGCGGGGGCTTCCGCAACTCCGCTGGGGCTGTCGAAGACGATTCCGCGCAGTCCGGGCCGGGCGAGCAGGATCGCCGTGAGCAGGGTGCCGTCACCGCCGCCGATGTCCACCACCGTTCCGGCCGCCGGGAAGGCGTAGGCCGCGGCAAGCTGTCCGGCCG
Protein-coding sequences here:
- a CDS encoding methyltransferase translates to MSSTASPDVLATEKMNLRAALIERIGGYMTAHAIGVAAELGLADLIGSGSRTSEELAAETQTHEPSLRRLLRTLVAVGIAAEPEPGRFTLTDIGAQLRSDSPDSLHKFARMFCHPIFFTSWQSLHHAVTTGERAFNHAYGTGIYDWLAQHEETSTLFNEAMSEESRISAGQLAAAYAFPAAGTVVDIGGGDGTLLTAILLARPGLRGIVFDSPSGVAEAPAALSKAGLTDRCAVQAGDFFQSVPGDGDLYIIKSVFQDWGDEEARAILRTCRAHMPDSATLLIVGTVLPETADTSAPVAFFTDINMMVMAGGRERTESEFRALLEETGFTVRSVGLGQAGPLSVIEAVPTAAA